In a single window of the Pseudomonas oryzihabitans genome:
- a CDS encoding cytochrome ubiquinol oxidase subunit I, producing MFGLEALDLARIQFAFTVSFHIVFPALSIGTASFLAVLEGLWLKTDNHVYKDLYHFWLKIFAIFFGMGVVSGLVMAYEFGTNWSGFADYAGAVTGPLLTYEVLTAFFIEAGFLGVMLFGWNRVGRGLHFFSTVMVAIGTLMSTFWILSSNSWMHTPSGYEIVDGRIVPVDWLAVIFNPSFPFRWAHMTIAAYLSVAFLVGASAAWHLLRGNDNPAVRKMFSMAMWMALLVAPIQAFVGDAHGLNTLEHQPAKIAAMEGHWENPPGEATPLILFGWPDMEREETRFKLEIPVLGSLILKHSLTEPIPALKDFPKEDRPPAYVVFWSFRIMVALGMLMIAAGLWSAWLRWRGKLFETRGFLRLVTCMGPVGLIALLAGWFTTEVGRQPWIVYGLLRTKDGVSNHSVTQLSITLVAFVVVYFAVFGIGTLYALRMIGKGPHTGEGDLPTSGGPGTDRHPKRPLSGADGGLEEENPTDQLTGDRT from the coding sequence ATGTTCGGCCTCGAAGCCCTGGATCTCGCCCGGATCCAGTTCGCCTTCACCGTGTCCTTCCACATCGTCTTCCCGGCGCTGTCCATCGGTACCGCGAGCTTTCTCGCCGTGCTCGAAGGGCTCTGGCTGAAGACCGACAACCACGTCTACAAGGATCTGTATCACTTCTGGCTGAAGATCTTCGCGATCTTCTTCGGCATGGGCGTGGTGTCCGGTCTGGTGATGGCCTATGAGTTCGGCACCAACTGGAGCGGTTTCGCCGACTATGCCGGCGCCGTGACCGGTCCGCTGCTGACCTACGAGGTGCTCACCGCCTTCTTCATCGAGGCCGGCTTCCTTGGCGTCATGCTGTTCGGCTGGAATCGCGTGGGCCGCGGCCTGCACTTCTTCTCGACGGTGATGGTGGCCATCGGCACCCTGATGTCGACCTTCTGGATCCTGTCGTCCAACAGCTGGATGCACACCCCGAGCGGCTACGAGATCGTCGACGGGCGCATCGTCCCGGTGGACTGGCTGGCGGTGATCTTCAACCCGTCGTTCCCCTTCCGCTGGGCGCACATGACCATCGCCGCCTACCTGTCGGTGGCCTTCCTGGTCGGCGCCTCGGCGGCCTGGCACCTGCTGCGCGGCAACGACAACCCGGCCGTGCGCAAGATGTTTTCCATGGCCATGTGGATGGCCCTGCTGGTGGCGCCAATCCAGGCCTTCGTCGGCGACGCCCATGGCCTCAACACCCTGGAGCACCAGCCGGCCAAGATCGCCGCGATGGAAGGCCACTGGGAGAATCCCCCCGGCGAGGCGACCCCGCTGATCCTGTTCGGCTGGCCGGACATGGAGCGCGAGGAAACCCGCTTCAAGCTGGAGATCCCGGTACTGGGCAGCCTGATCCTCAAGCACAGCCTCACCGAGCCGATCCCGGCGCTCAAGGACTTCCCCAAGGAAGACCGGCCGCCGGCCTATGTGGTGTTCTGGTCGTTTCGCATCATGGTCGCCCTGGGCATGCTGATGATCGCCGCTGGTCTGTGGAGCGCCTGGCTGCGCTGGCGCGGCAAGCTGTTCGAGACTCGCGGCTTCCTGCGCCTGGTCACCTGCATGGGCCCGGTGGGCCTCATCGCCCTGCTGGCCGGCTGGTTCACCACCGAGGTGGGCCGCCAGCCGTGGATCGTCTACGGCCTGTTGCGCACCAAGGACGGGGTGTCCAACCACAGCGTCACCCAGCTGAGCATCACCCTGGTGGCCTTCGTGGTGGTCTACTTCGCCGTGTTCGGCATCGGCACCCTCTATGCCCTGCGCATGATCGGCAAGGGTCCGCACACCGGTGAAGGCGACCTGCCCACCTCCGGCGGCCCGGGCACCGATCGTCATCCCAAGCGTCCGCTGTCCGGTGCCGATGGCGGCCTGGAAGAAGAAAACCCCACCGACCAGCTGACCGGAGACCGCACATGA
- a CDS encoding DUF2474 domain-containing protein, whose translation MVGRSRVPNPADNKPLWQRLAWMAGIWACSLVALGVVAWVLRLVLTAAGLKSH comes from the coding sequence ATGGTCGGCCGCTCGCGCGTACCCAACCCCGCCGATAACAAGCCGCTCTGGCAGCGGCTGGCCTGGATGGCCGGCATCTGGGCCTGCAGCCTGGTAGCGCTCGGTGTGGTGGCCTGGGTGTTGAGATTGGTGCTGACGGCGGCGGGGCTCAAGTCGCATTGA
- a CDS encoding GTPase/DUF3482 domain-containing protein: MSGPLRLALVGHTNVGKTSLLRTLTRDVDFGEVSHRPSTTRHVEGARLSVDGEALLELYDTPGLEDAIALRDYLEQLERPGERLDAATLLERFLDSVEARQRFEQEAKVIRQLRASDAGLYVIDAREPVLAKYRDELAVLAGCGRPLVPVLNFVAAEGHRADDWRATLARLGLHALVRFDSVAPPADGEARLYESLATLLESGRPALQRLIADHAEQARRRHQQGVRLIAELLVDAAAARRSVAPGEAEVSTATAELRDALRSREQRCVEELLRLFGFRPGDAHASDLPLLDGRWGDDLFNPETLRLLGIRLGGGVAAGAAAGVGLDLLAGGLTLGAATVLGALAGGLAQTGGHYGRRLFGKLRGGRELSIDDAVLRLLALRQRQLLAALEIRGHAAQGAIEVAAPDEQRWREGKLPAAVQVARAHPEWSALNPRPRLQADDRQTRIDEIAAALDADA, translated from the coding sequence ATGAGCGGCCCCCTGCGCCTGGCGCTGGTTGGCCACACCAATGTCGGCAAGACCTCGCTACTGCGCACCCTGACCCGCGACGTCGACTTCGGCGAGGTCTCCCATCGCCCCAGCACCACCCGTCACGTCGAGGGCGCGCGGCTGTCGGTGGATGGCGAGGCCCTGCTGGAGCTCTACGACACGCCCGGCCTGGAAGACGCCATCGCCCTGCGCGACTACCTGGAGCAACTGGAGCGCCCCGGCGAACGCCTGGACGCCGCCACCCTGCTCGAGCGCTTTCTCGACAGCGTGGAAGCTCGCCAGCGTTTCGAACAGGAAGCCAAGGTGATCCGCCAGTTGCGCGCCTCCGATGCCGGTCTCTATGTGATCGACGCCCGCGAGCCGGTGCTGGCCAAATACCGCGACGAACTGGCGGTGCTGGCTGGCTGCGGTCGACCGCTGGTGCCGGTACTCAATTTCGTCGCCGCCGAGGGCCACCGCGCCGACGACTGGCGCGCGACCCTGGCCCGCCTCGGGCTGCATGCCCTGGTGCGCTTCGACAGCGTCGCGCCGCCGGCGGACGGCGAGGCCCGTCTCTACGAAAGCCTGGCGACCCTGCTGGAAAGCGGCCGCCCAGCGCTGCAACGGCTGATCGCCGACCATGCCGAACAGGCCCGGCGCCGCCATCAGCAGGGCGTGCGCCTGATCGCCGAACTGCTGGTGGACGCCGCCGCCGCGCGGCGCAGCGTGGCGCCCGGCGAAGCCGAGGTGAGCACCGCGACCGCCGAGTTGCGCGATGCCCTGCGTAGCCGCGAACAACGCTGCGTGGAAGAACTCTTGCGGTTGTTCGGCTTTCGCCCGGGTGATGCCCATGCCAGCGACCTGCCGCTGCTGGACGGGCGCTGGGGCGATGACCTGTTCAATCCGGAGACCCTGCGCCTGCTGGGCATTCGCCTGGGCGGCGGCGTGGCGGCCGGCGCCGCGGCAGGGGTCGGGCTCGACCTGCTCGCCGGTGGCCTGACCCTGGGCGCCGCCACGGTGCTGGGTGCCCTGGCCGGTGGCCTGGCGCAGACCGGCGGCCACTACGGCCGGCGGCTGTTCGGCAAGTTGCGCGGCGGGCGGGAGCTGTCCATCGACGATGCCGTGCTGCGCCTGCTGGCGCTACGGCAGCGTCAGCTGCTGGCGGCGCTGGAAATCCGCGGTCACGCCGCCCAGGGCGCGATCGAAGTGGCCGCGCCTGACGAGCAGCGCTGGCGCGAGGGCAAGCTGCCCGCCGCCGTGCAGGTGGCGCGGGCCCATCCGGAATGGTCGGCGCTCAATCCGCGTCCGCGCCTGCAGGCCGACGACCGCCAGACCCGTATCGACGAGATCGCCGCGGCCCTGGACGCGGACGCCTAG
- a CDS encoding proline iminopeptidase-family hydrolase, with amino-acid sequence MQVREGYADFQGHQTWYRVTGDLASGRLPLVVAHGGPGCTHDYVDSFKDLAEHGWPVVHYDQLGNGRSTHLRGIDPGFWTVALFLDELNNLLRHLGIAEYVLLGQSWGGMLAAEHGVRQPPGLKGLIIANSPASMALWRAAAAGLRAELPAEVQATLERHEAAGTTASPEYRAASEVFYARHVCRVQPLPAEVARTFAAIDADPTVYHAMNGPTEFHVIGSLRDWSVTERLERIRVPTLLISGRHDEATPACVEPFERLIPDVRWRIFEDSSHMPHVEEREVCMALVADFLAEVERG; translated from the coding sequence ATGCAGGTTCGAGAAGGCTACGCCGATTTCCAAGGCCACCAGACCTGGTACCGGGTCACCGGCGACCTGGCCAGCGGGCGGCTGCCGCTGGTAGTGGCTCATGGCGGTCCCGGCTGCACCCATGACTATGTCGACAGCTTCAAGGATCTGGCCGAGCACGGCTGGCCTGTGGTGCATTACGACCAATTGGGCAATGGCCGTTCCACCCACCTGCGCGGCATCGATCCGGGGTTCTGGACAGTGGCGTTGTTTCTTGACGAATTGAACAACCTGCTGCGCCACCTGGGTATCGCTGAGTACGTGCTGCTTGGCCAGTCCTGGGGCGGGATGCTGGCTGCCGAGCATGGGGTGCGCCAGCCGCCGGGGTTGAAAGGACTGATCATCGCCAATTCACCGGCTTCCATGGCGCTCTGGCGCGCGGCGGCGGCTGGACTGCGGGCCGAGTTGCCAGCCGAGGTGCAGGCCACCCTGGAGCGCCACGAGGCGGCCGGTACCACCGCCTCACCGGAGTACCGCGCCGCCAGCGAGGTCTTCTATGCCCGCCACGTCTGCCGGGTACAGCCCCTGCCGGCCGAGGTGGCGCGTACCTTCGCCGCCATCGACGCCGACCCCACCGTCTATCACGCCATGAATGGCCCGACCGAATTCCATGTGATCGGCAGTCTCAGGGACTGGAGCGTGACCGAGCGGCTGGAGCGGATCCGGGTGCCGACCTTGCTGATCTCCGGCCGCCATGACGAGGCGACGCCGGCCTGCGTGGAGCCCTTCGAGCGGCTCATACCGGACGTGCGCTGGCGTATTTTCGAAGACTCCAGCCACATGCCCCATGTGGAAGAGCGCGAGGTCTGCATGGCCCTGGTGGCGGACTTTCTCGCCGAGGTGGAGCGCGGCTAG
- a CDS encoding dihydrofolate reductase, which translates to MKTSLPLSLIVAVADNGVIGIDNRLPWHLPAELKYFKAVTLGKPLVMGRKTWDSLGRPLPGRLNLVVSRQTDLVAEGAEVRTSLAAAVERAEAWALEHQAAEIMLIGGAQLFADALPQAQRLYLTRVALAPQGDVFFPPWQESDWQLVSRQEHAAEDDRPAYACEVWERRG; encoded by the coding sequence ATGAAAACTTCTCTCCCCCTTAGCCTGATCGTTGCCGTAGCTGATAACGGCGTCATCGGCATCGACAATCGTCTCCCCTGGCACCTGCCGGCGGAGCTCAAATATTTCAAGGCCGTGACCCTCGGCAAGCCGTTGGTCATGGGTCGCAAGACCTGGGACTCCCTTGGCCGCCCGCTACCGGGACGGCTGAATCTGGTGGTCTCCCGTCAGACTGATCTGGTGGCCGAAGGTGCCGAGGTCCGCACCTCGCTGGCGGCGGCGGTCGAGCGCGCCGAGGCCTGGGCCCTTGAGCACCAGGCAGCCGAGATCATGCTGATCGGTGGTGCCCAGCTGTTCGCCGACGCCCTGCCCCAGGCGCAGCGCCTCTACCTGACCCGAGTCGCCCTGGCGCCGCAAGGCGATGTCTTCTTTCCCCCATGGCAGGAGAGCGACTGGCAGCTCGTCTCGCGGCAGGAGCATGCGGCCGAGGACGATCGTCCCGCCTATGCCTGCGAGGTCTGGGAGCGGCGGGGCTAG
- the yejK gene encoding nucleoid-associated protein YejK, whose product MPIRHAIVHLIDKKPDGQPATLHARDATLTDSQAIENLLADLNDSYNAKPNKAWGLFHEESGAYPFSGWLTAYLEGEQDFVAFSRQAVEHLKSLMESSNLSTGGHVLFAQYQQGMTDYLTIALLHHSEGVTVTESLEVAPAKHLDLGQLHLAARINLSEWRNNKQSRQYISFIRGKGGKKVSDYFRDFIGCQEGVDAKGETRTLLKAFSDYVESEDLPEEAAKEKTDTLVDYASSQAKRGEPMALDALSELMDDQAPRAFYDYIRNKDYGLAPEIPADKRTLNQFRRFTGRAEGLSISFEAHLLGSRIEYDEGQDLLIIREVPSQLKDQLKRRND is encoded by the coding sequence ATGCCGATCCGTCACGCCATCGTCCATCTGATCGACAAGAAGCCCGACGGCCAGCCCGCGACCCTGCACGCGCGGGACGCCACCCTTACCGATTCCCAGGCCATCGAGAATCTGCTGGCCGATCTCAACGACAGCTACAACGCCAAGCCCAACAAGGCCTGGGGCCTGTTCCACGAGGAATCCGGCGCCTACCCCTTCAGCGGCTGGCTCACCGCCTACCTGGAAGGCGAGCAGGATTTCGTCGCCTTCAGTCGCCAGGCGGTGGAGCACCTCAAGAGCCTGATGGAGAGCAGCAACCTCTCCACCGGCGGCCATGTGCTGTTCGCCCAGTACCAGCAGGGCATGACCGACTACCTGACCATCGCCCTGCTGCACCACAGCGAGGGGGTGACCGTCACCGAGAGCCTGGAGGTGGCCCCGGCCAAGCACCTGGACCTGGGCCAGCTGCACCTGGCGGCGCGCATCAACCTCTCGGAATGGCGCAACAACAAGCAGTCGCGCCAGTACATCTCCTTTATCCGCGGCAAGGGCGGCAAGAAGGTCTCGGACTACTTCCGCGACTTCATCGGCTGCCAGGAAGGCGTCGACGCCAAGGGCGAGACCCGCACCCTGCTCAAGGCCTTCAGCGACTACGTGGAAAGCGAGGACCTGCCCGAGGAAGCCGCCAAGGAAAAGACCGATACCCTGGTGGACTACGCCAGCAGCCAGGCCAAGCGTGGCGAGCCCATGGCCCTGGATGCCCTTTCCGAGCTGATGGACGACCAGGCCCCGCGTGCCTTCTACGACTACATCCGCAACAAGGACTATGGCCTGGCTCCGGAGATCCCGGCGGACAAGCGCACCCTCAATCAATTCCGCCGCTTCACCGGCCGCGCCGAAGGGCTGTCGATCAGCTTCGAGGCGCACCTCCTGGGTTCGCGTATCGAATACGACGAAGGCCAGGACCTGCTGATCATTCGCGAGGTGCCCAGCCAGCTCAAGGACCAGCTCAAGCGGCGCAATGACTAG
- the cydB gene encoding cytochrome d ubiquinol oxidase subunit II: MNGIPGIDLPLIWAIIIIFGLMMYVVMDGFDLGIGILFPFVKGKEDRDVMMNTVAPIWDGNETWLVLGGAGLYGAFPLAYSVILPALYLPLIFMLIGLIFRGVAFEFRFKVQEGKEALWDKSFIFGSLLASFCQGVALGAFIEGFPVENRQYVGGPLDWLTPFSMFCGLGVIVAYALLGSTWLIMKTEGPLQATMRRLTKPLLFLLLAFTAVVSIWTPLSQAAISARWFSMPNLIWFLPVPILVGVVTLALLRAILREDSHHAPFLLTLALIFLGYSGLGISLWPNIIPPAVSIWEASSPPQSQLFLLIGTLFIIPITLMYTFWGYYVFRGKVRTGEGYH; encoded by the coding sequence ATGAACGGCATCCCTGGCATCGACCTCCCGCTGATCTGGGCGATCATCATCATCTTCGGCCTCATGATGTACGTGGTCATGGATGGCTTCGACCTGGGCATCGGCATCCTCTTTCCCTTCGTCAAGGGCAAGGAAGACCGCGACGTCATGATGAACACCGTGGCGCCCATCTGGGACGGCAACGAGACCTGGCTGGTGCTGGGCGGGGCGGGGCTCTATGGCGCCTTCCCGCTGGCCTACTCGGTGATCCTGCCGGCGCTGTACCTGCCGCTGATCTTCATGTTGATCGGCCTGATCTTCCGCGGCGTGGCCTTCGAGTTCCGCTTCAAGGTCCAGGAAGGCAAGGAAGCCCTATGGGACAAGTCCTTCATCTTCGGCTCGCTGCTGGCCAGCTTCTGCCAGGGCGTGGCCCTGGGTGCCTTCATCGAAGGCTTCCCGGTGGAGAATCGCCAGTACGTCGGCGGGCCGCTGGATTGGCTGACGCCCTTCTCGATGTTCTGCGGCCTGGGCGTGATCGTCGCCTATGCTCTCCTGGGCAGCACCTGGCTGATCATGAAGACCGAAGGCCCGCTGCAGGCCACCATGCGCCGCCTGACCAAGCCATTGCTGTTCCTGCTGCTGGCCTTCACCGCGGTGGTGAGCATCTGGACGCCGCTGAGCCAGGCGGCCATCTCCGCCCGCTGGTTCAGCATGCCCAACCTGATCTGGTTCCTGCCGGTGCCGATCCTGGTGGGCGTGGTGACCCTGGCCCTGCTGCGCGCCATCCTGCGCGAGGACTCGCACCATGCGCCCTTCCTGCTCACCCTGGCGCTGATCTTTCTCGGCTACAGTGGCCTGGGCATCAGCCTCTGGCCGAACATCATCCCGCCGGCAGTTTCCATTTGGGAGGCGTCGTCGCCGCCGCAGAGCCAGCTGTTCCTGCTCATCGGCACCCTGTTCATCATTCCCATTACCCTGATGTACACCTTCTGGGGCTACTACGTGTTCCGTGGCAAGGTCCGGACGGGGGAGGGCTATCACTGA
- a CDS encoding MFS transporter, with protein MSGDTLQLRHHRPFVAFWFARVCTAGSFQMLTVAIGWHLYSLTGNVLDLGLVGLVEFLPRVLFMLHTGHVADRYDRRRVAALCQTGQGLIALVLLVGSLNQAVTRELIFILAFCLGTARAFEQPTTQALLPNIVPPAIFPRAIAAAASAMQGATIIAPALGGLLYALGAAWVYGPAVLFYGIAILLVSSLPARQTPSQKEKPTLDNLLAGIRFIKSRPDVLGAISLDLFAVLLGGATALLPVFAADILLTGPWGLGLLRSAPAVGALGMSFLLAYVSLNRHVGRVMFGSVALFGVATIAFGLSTSLWFSLGTLVVLGAADMVSVVIRSSFVQLETPDAMRGRVSAVNGLFIGASNQLGEFESGVTAHYFGTVPAVVLGGVGTLVITGAWMKLFPGLAKRDRLHEPRVDS; from the coding sequence ATGTCCGGCGATACCCTGCAGCTGCGTCACCATCGTCCCTTCGTCGCCTTCTGGTTCGCCCGCGTCTGTACTGCTGGCAGCTTCCAGATGCTGACCGTGGCCATCGGCTGGCACCTCTATTCCCTCACCGGCAACGTACTCGACCTGGGGCTGGTGGGCCTGGTGGAGTTCCTGCCGCGGGTGCTGTTCATGCTGCACACCGGCCATGTCGCCGATCGCTACGATCGCCGCCGGGTCGCGGCCCTCTGCCAGACCGGCCAGGGGCTGATCGCCCTGGTGCTGCTGGTGGGCAGCCTGAACCAGGCGGTGACCCGCGAACTGATCTTCATCCTGGCCTTCTGCCTGGGCACCGCCCGTGCCTTCGAGCAGCCGACCACCCAGGCGCTGCTGCCCAACATCGTGCCACCGGCGATCTTTCCCCGCGCCATCGCCGCGGCGGCTTCGGCCATGCAGGGCGCCACCATCATCGCGCCCGCCTTGGGTGGCCTGCTCTATGCCCTGGGCGCCGCCTGGGTCTACGGCCCGGCCGTGCTCTTCTATGGCATCGCCATCCTGCTGGTGTCGAGCCTGCCGGCACGGCAGACGCCCAGCCAGAAGGAAAAGCCAACCCTGGACAATCTGCTGGCCGGCATCCGCTTCATCAAGAGTCGCCCGGACGTGCTCGGCGCCATTTCCCTGGATCTGTTCGCCGTGCTGCTGGGCGGCGCCACCGCCCTGCTCCCGGTGTTCGCCGCCGACATCCTGCTCACCGGGCCCTGGGGCCTCGGCCTGTTGCGCTCGGCACCCGCGGTGGGCGCCCTGGGCATGTCCTTCCTGCTCGCCTACGTCAGCCTGAATCGCCACGTCGGGCGCGTCATGTTCGGCTCGGTGGCGCTGTTCGGCGTGGCCACCATCGCCTTCGGGCTATCCACCTCGCTGTGGTTCTCGCTGGGCACCCTGGTGGTGCTGGGTGCCGCCGACATGGTCAGCGTGGTGATCCGCAGCTCTTTCGTCCAGCTGGAAACCCCGGATGCCATGCGCGGCCGGGTCAGCGCGGTCAATGGCCTGTTCATCGGCGCCTCCAATCAGCTCGGCGAATTCGAGTCCGGGGTCACCGCGCACTACTTCGGCACGGTGCCCGCCGTGGTGCTGGGCGGCGTCGGCACCCTGGTCATCACCGGGGCCTGGATGAAGCTGTTCCCGGGTCTGGCCAAACGCGATCGCCTGCACGAGCCACGCGTCGACAGCTGA
- a CDS encoding DUF2868 domain-containing protein → MTAPPSPAFEDLWLTEALRLTEEDSGPLEDAEANRQARAAGGAFETRLVTRARLLGQRDGLLAARRRWRQGAVLAAWLLGIVALFCGAGLAAGALGDGSRPVNVFWALGSLLGLNLLSLAVWALGLLGGGRQLASPLARLWLWLSGRLARDARALHLGPALVGLLGRARLLPWALGGLVHGLWLLILGSALATLLALLSGRSYLFVWETTLLGSDTFVLLTQVLGALPHLLGFPLPDPASIAASGDAASPLAAARQAWAGWLLGVVLVYGLLPRLLLTLLCLWRWQRGRQRLRLDVERPGYLQLRERLLPTSERLGVNDAAPAHLPQQDAGGLTRTGDEALLVGIELSDHTWPPPLPEGVRDAGVLDDGQGRRHLLEQLTRYPARRLLIACDPRRSPDRGTLTLLAELSRCATATRIWLLPAPLGSKLDPIRLDDWRQALDALHLAHCEGDQTELAWLETNP, encoded by the coding sequence GTGACCGCACCCCCTTCTCCCGCCTTCGAAGATCTCTGGCTGACCGAAGCCCTGCGCCTGACCGAGGAAGACAGCGGCCCGCTGGAAGACGCCGAGGCCAATCGCCAGGCACGAGCAGCCGGTGGTGCCTTCGAGACGCGCCTGGTGACCCGCGCCCGGCTGCTCGGCCAGCGTGACGGTCTGCTGGCCGCGCGGCGCCGTTGGCGCCAGGGCGCGGTGCTGGCCGCCTGGCTGCTCGGCATCGTGGCGCTGTTCTGTGGCGCCGGCCTCGCCGCTGGCGCCCTGGGCGACGGCAGTCGCCCGGTCAATGTGTTCTGGGCGCTGGGCAGTCTGCTCGGTCTCAATCTGCTGAGCCTCGCGGTCTGGGCCCTTGGCCTGCTGGGGGGCGGACGGCAGCTGGCCTCGCCGCTGGCCCGGCTCTGGCTGTGGCTATCCGGTCGCCTGGCGCGCGATGCCCGGGCCCTGCACCTGGGGCCGGCACTGGTCGGCCTGCTCGGCCGCGCCCGCCTGCTGCCCTGGGCCCTGGGCGGCCTGGTCCATGGCCTCTGGCTACTGATCCTCGGCAGTGCCCTGGCGACCTTGCTGGCGCTGCTCTCCGGACGCAGCTACCTGTTCGTCTGGGAGACCACCCTGCTCGGCAGTGACACCTTCGTGCTCCTGACCCAGGTGCTGGGCGCCCTGCCCCACCTGCTGGGCTTTCCCCTGCCCGATCCGGCCAGCATCGCCGCCAGTGGCGATGCGGCCAGCCCCCTGGCCGCTGCACGCCAGGCCTGGGCTGGCTGGCTGCTCGGGGTGGTGCTGGTCTATGGCCTGCTGCCACGCCTGCTGCTGACCCTGCTCTGCCTGTGGCGCTGGCAGCGCGGCCGCCAGCGGCTGCGCCTGGACGTGGAGCGCCCTGGCTATCTGCAACTGCGTGAACGCCTGCTGCCCACCAGCGAACGCCTGGGCGTGAACGACGCCGCCCCCGCGCACCTGCCCCAGCAGGACGCCGGTGGTCTTACCCGCACCGGCGACGAGGCGCTGCTGGTAGGCATCGAGCTCAGCGACCATACCTGGCCGCCGCCGCTGCCCGAGGGCGTGCGAGACGCCGGCGTCCTCGACGACGGTCAGGGGCGCCGGCACCTGCTCGAACAGCTGACCCGCTATCCAGCGCGCCGCCTGCTGATCGCCTGCGATCCCCGCCGCTCACCGGATCGCGGTACCCTGACGCTGCTGGCAGAACTGTCGCGCTGCGCCACGGCGACCCGCATCTGGCTGCTGCCCGCGCCCCTGGGTAGCAAGCTCGATCCGATCCGCCTGGATGACTGGCGCCAGGCACTGGACGCTCTGCATCTGGCACACTGCGAAGGCGATCAAACAGAATTGGCCTGGCTGGAGACGAATCCATGA
- a CDS encoding GntR family transcriptional regulator codes for MGNTLASQLIPEILTYIASHQLAVGTRLPERTLAERLRVSRSPVRSALQQMADQSLLARHPEGGFAVAAAALDATPQAREEVSASERLYLTIARDRIEGELPLKVTENELIRRYQVTRGQLADILRRIVQEGWAERLPGYGWSFVEGLTSPDAYAQSYAFRLLIEPAGIRDAGFTLDAGELRRCRDEQALLAAGRVFEASPAEIFDANTRLHETIARCSGNAFILDALRRLNRLRRLIEYQKSVDRQQAQRRCQEHLQLIDLLLEGHREDAAAFMTLHLGNALQEKQTAPAS; via the coding sequence ATGGGCAACACCCTCGCCTCCCAACTGATCCCCGAGATCCTTACCTACATCGCCTCTCACCAGCTGGCGGTGGGCACACGACTGCCCGAGCGCACCCTGGCCGAGCGGCTGCGCGTCTCCCGCTCGCCGGTGCGCAGTGCCCTGCAGCAGATGGCCGACCAGTCCCTGCTGGCGCGCCATCCCGAAGGCGGCTTCGCCGTGGCCGCCGCGGCCCTGGACGCCACGCCCCAGGCGCGCGAAGAGGTGTCCGCCAGCGAGCGCCTGTACCTGACCATCGCCCGCGACCGGATCGAGGGCGAACTGCCGCTGAAGGTCACGGAAAACGAGTTGATCCGCCGCTACCAGGTCACCCGTGGGCAACTGGCCGACATCCTCAGACGCATCGTCCAGGAAGGCTGGGCCGAGCGCCTGCCAGGCTATGGCTGGAGTTTCGTCGAAGGCCTCACCTCGCCCGACGCCTACGCCCAGAGCTATGCCTTCCGCCTGCTGATCGAACCCGCCGGCATCCGCGACGCCGGCTTCACCCTGGATGCCGGTGAATTGCGGCGCTGCCGCGATGAGCAGGCGCTGCTGGCCGCAGGCCGGGTGTTCGAGGCCTCGCCCGCGGAAATCTTCGACGCCAACACCCGCCTGCACGAGACCATCGCCCGCTGCTCTGGCAATGCCTTCATCCTCGATGCGCTGCGCCGCCTCAATCGCCTGCGCCGGCTGATCGAGTACCAGAAGTCGGTGGATCGCCAGCAGGCCCAGCGCCGTTGCCAGGAGCATCTGCAGCTGATCGATCTGCTGCTGGAGGGCCACCGCGAGGACGCGGCAGCCTTCATGACCCTGCACCTCGGCAACGCGCTGCAGGAAAAGCAGACGGCGCCCGCGAGCTGA